The following DNA comes from Castanea sativa cultivar Marrone di Chiusa Pesio chromosome 10, ASM4071231v1.
AAGCTTTGTAGATCCTTTCCCAACAAGGCCGACCCCTTTACCATAAATTGCTCAACCCCCACTTCACTCTTCTGTTGGTGACTCTGTTCCTGCCATTGTGGCCAAAAACTCACATCCCCCACTTGCCCAAAAATACCCTAGTGCATAGATCCTATCCCACTCCTCTCAAAGCACAGATCCTAAGAGCATCCAAGTCTGTAAAGGTAAAACTTaactaattttacacattttacccCCTAAAATCTCCCACATCAGCTAAAGTTGCCTAAAAATCTAAAGTTGTTATCATGCATATTTACATCGTTACTATAGGCCTATAGCTTtctattttacttattattattatttttttactcacatcTGATTATATATCTTCTCTCATCTGATCTCTCACTTCCTCTATCCTCTTTTTCATCTTATCTTCTCTTAAATCCAACAACAAATCATCAAATACTTCAAACGTAAATCAATCTAGATTCCAAACTCATCAAGCCCTctcctcaatatatatatatatcaaacccATATAAATAATCATTAGGGCTGGCCCTTCCCTTAGGTGAGTTAGGCAGTTGCCTAAGACCCCCAAGTGGAAGGAaggccccaaaattttagaaaataaggagtagggaaaaaaaattttagtttcaggAGAAGCACAAAAATCTGACatagtagggaaaaaaaattagttacagGTGAAGCACAATAATCTGAAgggaaaataacaaaattagtTTAAGGTGAAGCACAAAATTCTGGCACATCCttttaatcaaaaaacaaaattttgataaatcaaacattattatgctctagacaaaccaaaaatcatccaaataaattacaaatccGGTCTAACATATTAACCACAAAACAACcacaaatcacaacaaataaaacaactcaaaattctaaaaattttacctttctCTCTAATCTCTGTTGTTcgcctctctctgtctctcattctctctaattctctttctctccagtCTCCCCTGTTCTAGGGGTGTCAATACGGGTTAGCGTGTCgagttcgtgtcgtgtcgagataggggtattcgactaaatgactcaaccctaacccgacccatttaataatcgtgtcatgatccttcaactctaacccgacctgttaataaggcgggttgatctgacccaacccatttgacacaCTTAATAATCGAGTTGtgttgggttgacacaaatgtaacacaactcatttcaacctacataatattaaatataacatccatctagaaataatattttttttacatctcaaaagtagtgcatacacttcaagtcttcaacccacattcaaaataatatagttcagcaaaaatataacattcatctagaaataagttctttacactctaaaagaagtgcatacacttcaacccaaattcaaaataacatagtttaacaaaaatgaaataacatagttcaacaaaaatattatatcctTGGAATTCGCCAAATGctaagtatcaatattgaaagaattggaACAAACATAGACTAATCCTGACTATGACTACGATTATCATATATAGATTCTTTATTGATGTCCAAATTCATAACATCTTCCACAAGCTCATGCAGTTTCATTTAtgccaaaaatatatatgtaagtatTAGTCGTTACCAAATATCATCATGCCTCAACAGTTTTAAAAGCAATACTCATCAGATCTAGTTTATAAATTATCTCAACAAACCCATTTGCAAAATATGCAGACGATGTCCAACACTAatacaaacaccaaaaaaaaaaaaaaaaaaaacacatggcACAAGACAAAAGCTACAATCGTGGCCTTAATTAACAATTAATATATCTCATAGATTAATAATGACATATGGGTTCAAAGTTTATAGAACAAAAacattatgcaaaaaaaaattactacagAATTTTGAAATAGCAAGAAAACagttttctttaattctaaagCTCACTaaacacatgagagagagagagagagagagcaacaactggtttgagactttgagtttgagaattagGTGTGAGTGTATAAGATAGTAGAGTAAGTAGtacaactaaaatttaaaagaaaaaaaaaagatatttttaagAAGGTTTAAAGATAtagggtttgtagggtttagatACCTAGgatttgtaaagtttcaattttcaattatatcccttataagtttttgtgattactcacttttctttttaaaaaatatatgttggataggtatttgacaaatctaaataaaatgaatatttatttgtaatacGAGTTAAACGGGTTGTGTTAAGTAGGTCATTTCAGGttaacataaataaattagCGTGTTAAATGTGTTTATTGCGGGTTACGCAGGTTGACCAgcttatgacacgtttcttaTCGTGTCGATTTTGGGTCGACtcatttatgacccaaacccatgaAGGGCCAACCCTAACCCGCAAAAACCCGTGTCGAGTTCGTGTCGTGTTCGCGGGTTgggtcgaacattgacacccctaccCTGTTCTCAAATCTCACTTCTCATGAGCTCATCTACTCTTCGGCCCTGGCAACAAGCTTTCTCTTCCTCAGTTCGTCCGGCCTCTCTTATAGTCttattctttgatttctttctcaGCCAATCCACCAGAGCCAGTCACGCAGTCAGCCGTTCAGCAAGCTTCCttcaaggtttttttatttttttttataaagcctGCTGTGCTGCTGCCTgcgtttttttctttttgggttaaTGGGTTATAGATAAGATTTTGGGTAAATGGATTATAGATTAGATTAGATAGGAGTTACTATAAAGCCTGCTGCTGCCGAGGATTTTGGGTTAATGGGTTATAGATAAGATTTTGGGTTTATGGgttattttgtctttttgtgtTATAGTCTATAAGAATCATAAGATTAGAtaggatttattttttgtttttttgggtgggtCTTATTAATAAGCCTTATTATGTTATAGTTgtacttaaatttttgttatggttatacttaaatttttttaaaaaattttaatctttatgcaggttgaaattactaaaaatttgttattgttCGGTAAAAgtacaacaatattttttatataaatcatgttctatttctcatttactacacttgaaagttattttttattttagtctttataaatatatagtttgattagaaatgtctaTTAGGAAATATGCATCTAGATacgaaaaacttaaaaaaagaaaaaaagaagaaaaattaattgagtctaAAAAAGGATCAatgaataaatttgttattaggaTTGCTTATAGGATTAAGTCTCCAAATACATGCATTGCTTATAGGATTTTACTAACAGTCTAACAATACCTGTTACAATAGCTACCGccaaaagaagtttttcaaaattaaaattaataaaatcatatttaagatCGACAATGTcccaagaaagattaagtggattagcTATACTATCAATTGAAAAGgagatgttagaagaacttgaatacacaaatttaattagtcaatttgcatttcaaaatgcaagaaaaatagattttaaatgaaatagattttaatataaaaatattaaataaatattaatttaattcatatataagtataaaaaatgcctcatttttaattctagccttaggccccaaaatgtctagggccggccctgaattaatcaaacccaaattgcaaaataagaagaaaatgcaaaaatagTAGAAGAACAAggtgttgaagaagaagaagtagtagCAACAACAATCAATGCAGAGCCCCAAAATCACCATCCATGTAGTGGAAAAATCTACCCAAAATCACGGGTCATAATTAAActcaaatagaaaaagaaaaagaagaagaatgagaacaagaatgagaatgagaagaagaagccgaAGATGTaagaagaaggggaaaaaaaaaaaaaaaaaacaagaagaaggtGGAAAATAAAGAGATAGAGAGTGTTAGAGATATTTTGGAGAATTTGGTAAGGTGGTGGGAccggaaataataaaaatagtgagaaaaatgattatttaaataaaatagatggtAGACAAATTGATGTagatgttttataaaaataacgtgtaaaataaaaaaagtatgtttttCTTACAAAATAGACAAAATATCAAGATACAAAACATCCATATACTAGTAAAAGAAATATCAAGACAAATAAAGAAATCTAgagataatataatatagttaaAACTTATTTATTCAAGTGGTCATCTACATCACACTATAGATTTTTGGATATCTCTATCTCTCCCTGTCATAATTGAACAGACAcatttatatatgttatttgAAGGATTCTTGATAGTGCCAAACTATTTAATTGGCATAAAAGGATGACAAATTAACTTGATTGGCAAGAGGAGGTGGCAATCTTGATTGAGTTTTAGAGTTTACACTGCATGTCAAAAAAGTGTCGGACATTTTACATTCATAAATATGGTTTTCAGACATAGACCATTCAAAGAACTGTAGAAGAGatgttcaaggtttttgaaGTCGGATCGAGGTCAAACCGAAGTTAAATCGCGatgatatcataattaatttaataattatttaaaaatatatatatatacacacacacacacactaaattagtaaaaatataaaaattgactaaaatagtccaaataaatatagagatctatcttttaaatatatttttcatatcataacttttataagacaaataagaaataataattcTTAAGTAAACATAAatttcttttgagtttttttagcgagagatatgaaatattttgatataaattaatATCGATGcattgctttaaaaaaaaatacacacacacacatatatagttagagctcaatattttttttaatgcaagcTTATGTCTAAATTATGTTAAGCCATACTTAAAGATCATTTGATAAAGTCATAATCTACTTTTATGAGACCCAATAAAAAGGTTAATAGAGACGATAAGTGTCCAtttaatatgattaattttgtcaacttattttactatttaacttatttttgttattatttacgAGTTTCACtacatttttttatactattcataggtgtattattttagcaaatatttataatactttcaaaaaaaaaatttaatttcaacaaaataaacttaTACTAAACATAACCTAATGGGAGAGTATTTTtcgcatgaaaaaaaaaaaatttgaagcttCAAGTCTTCAACAGTGGCGGACATTGGTTTCTCCGCCAACTCAACTTTGTTGTGAGCCCCCAATAAAACTTCAAGAGAGACCCTGACAATTCCACATTTtccctaattttttaaaaataaataaataacaaaaactagaAGAGTGGGACCAGCTGGGAGCATTGGTGACCACTCATTTGAATCTAATAgtacaaaatcaaaattcaagaaaatgTTAACTATTTGACAGTAGACATTGAGCAAACCAGAGAGAGACGAAGACAGTAACGACAGAGAGGGAGACAAAGAAGAAGTAGTTGAAGTTTCAACGATGGCCATGAGGTGCTGTAACTCTAAGCCAAGtacagtttaaaaaaaaaaaagaaaactctgATCTGAACCGTTAGAACCCTCCAATGTTCTTAAATCCGGGCGGTTCGACCTCGGTTCGTACAATTTACTGAGTACAGTTTACTGATTTTTTAATATAGGCTGgtttttgagattaaaaaaccTCTTTAATAAACAGTTCACCGTTACCAAGTTAAACCGTACGGGCAGTTCACCGTCAAAACAACTTTAACTATATTATTAGTTCTCGTCCAAGAGAAGAGTCAAAGAGAGAAGTGTCAAAGAGCAGCCGCTGGTGTTTGGCGTCCAAGGAAGAGAAGAGTCAAAGAGTCAAGTTTGGCGTCCAAGGATAAGGCAGAAGAGTCAAGTTTGGCCTCCAAGGAAGTGAATGTATATTATAAGATATAAATATAATGAATGGACATATGCATTTTGCGCTCACTCACACCCTACAGAACGAAGGAAATGGATTCTGAGACACAAGTAGCTGATAAGCCTCATGCAGTTTGTATTCCAAACCCAGCTCAAAGTCACATGAAGGCAATGCTAAAGCTTTCAAAGCTTCTCCACCATGAAGGGTTTCACATAACCTTTGTGAACACTGAGTTTAACCACCAACGTTTTATGAAATCCAGAGGTCCCAACTCTTTAGATGGCCTGTCTGACTTTCGATTTGAGACCATCCCCGATGGCCTTCCTCCATCAGATATCAACGCCACCCAAGACATGCCTTCTCTTTGTGAATCCATTATGACCAACTTCTTGGCTCCATTTTTTGACCTCCTTGTAAAACTCAACAGTCCAACTTCAAATAATCCTCTAGTTACTTGTATTGTTTCAGATGGTTTCATGCCGTTTACAATTACTGCTGCTCAAGAATTCAAAATCCCTGTAGTTATGTTCTTCACTATCTCTGCTTGCAGTTTAATGGGTTGTCTGCAACTTCCTTCTCTCAAGGACAAAGGCATTGTACCTCTTAAAGGTGTAACAAAAAGTacaaaattcaattgaaatattgtattattttattgtaattaatcGTTGTATACTGAAAACTATTTGTCTTTGCAGATGAGAGCTATTTGACAAATGGGTATCTTGACACAATTATAGACTGGATTCCTGGTATGAGAGACATTCGTCTGAGGGATCTCCCAAGCTTTGTCCGAACTATTGATCCAAATGATATTCTTTTTAGATTTGTGATTGATGCAGTAGAGAAAGCTCCTAGTGCTTCAGGAATTATTGTTCACACATTCGATGAGTTAGAGCAAGAAGTTTTGCATGCTCTCTCTACCATGTTTCCTCATGTATATGCTATTGGCACTCTAGAACCACAGCTCAATCACTTATCCAATGATCATTTGGAATCAATTGGGTATGGTTTATGGAAGGAAGAAACTGAGTGCCTCAATTGGCTTAATTCAAAGGCATCCAACTCAGTGATTTATGTGAGTGTTGGTAGCATAGCTGTCATGACACCATCGCAATTGGTTGAGATTGGTTGGGGACTTGCAAATAGTAAGCACCCATTTTTGTGGATAATTAGGCCTGACTTAGTTGAAGGTGGATCAACGATTTTGTCACCTGAGTTTCAGgaggaaattaaagaaagagGTCTAATAACTAGTTGGTGCCCTCAAGAGGAAGTGCTAAACCACCCCTCAATTGGAGGGTTCTTGACACATTGTGGCTGGAATTCAACCATTGAAAGTGTTTGTGCAGGAGTGCCAATGCTTTGCTTACCATTCTTTTCAGATCAGCAAACAAACTGCAAGTACACTTGCAATGAATGGGCAATCGGCATGGAAATTGACTTTGATGTCAAAAGAGAGGAAGTAGAGAAGATTGTAAGAGAATTGTTGGAAGGAGAtaagggaaagaaaatgaagaaaaaggcCATGGAGTGGAAAAAATTGGCCGAAGAGGCCACAAGTCCACTTGGTTCCTCATCCATTGTCTTAAAAAATTTGGCAAGTGAAGTGCTTCTATCAAAAGACTAATGTACCTTGCTACTCTCCTTAAGCTTAGGATCTGTTACTTCACTAGTCTTTAGACTCTCTCTCAATTTGGCATTccttttttaaagttattttttatattttcttgttttcgAGGTTTgcccttttttgttgttgttaatgttaatgttaatgttttttaataataaatggaAGGTATTATTTAAGATATAGACATTTAGATTTACTGTACTGATACTCTTTGACTGAACCCAATCATATTACATCCTAAACATAACATTAAAACCAAAAGGACACTGGGAAAAATCAATAGCTTTGCTCCTTTGATCTCTATCTGGGTTTTTATACCATATGTTCCCAGAAATTTAATTCTTGAATAAATTGTTTAATAGAATTTGAAAGTGACccaattttgtttgaaaaatacattagggaggatttggatttggtgCGATACCACCGGGTGCAATTATCCAATGCATCTCTCATAAAAAGCTTTTATCAATCTCACTTTCTAACTTTTTCACACTTATTTTATTCAacggttgagattgaaagttgtttcttttaactctcaatctcacaactctcaatctcaaccattgaaaGCAATTGCATCGGGTGCAATACTTAGATATTGAACATGATCTCAATCCCACTAAGATTTCAATGCCTAATAGATTATTTTTGTACCTACCACCTAGTGTCTAAACTCACTCTTTTTAGGAATTCAATAGTGAAACTAAATActgattatattttatttttaacaattgtaTGAATAAATATCAATTGTGTACATAAAAAGAATCTATTTCACTAAATAAGATCTAATATCCTAGGCAAGTTTCATACAAGTATAAAAGCCGCCTTAAAGGTTTTAAGCTAAATATGtcattgattgaaaattttattgaagagcttttctccttccctcaaagtccaaaaaaaaaaaaaggtttaaattaaactaaatataGGAATGCCCAAAGCGCTGCTCTAATCTTTATATATTGAACacatacttattttttaatataatataataattgtaCTCATCCAAATATTTTGACacaattattttcttattagtGCCTGTATCCTGGAAGTCTTCCTCATGCTTGatacaactttttcaaaaaagattTATCTAGGAACAAAAATTCAACAATCTTTTAAATGGAATATGCCCAGCTGTGACTTTAAGTCTCTGGGTATTATCACTGCTTGGATGACTGATTGACTCCAACGACTTTAGCGAGTGGACGAGAATAGTTTATGTAATTTCATGGATCCTTTCCTGGTtgacctacaagtccacaagcAGCAGGTGCTTTACAGTAAGGATCCTAATTAACTTAAGTGGTACGCCTGATATTAATATAACGCCAcccttttataaaaataatttataatgaatCATTATTTTCATTCACTTACTTATAAGTTTGCTT
Coding sequences within:
- the LOC142612686 gene encoding 7-deoxyloganetin glucosyltransferase-like; the protein is MDSETQVADKPHAVCIPNPAQSHMKAMLKLSKLLHHEGFHITFVNTEFNHQRFMKSRGPNSLDGLSDFRFETIPDGLPPSDINATQDMPSLCESIMTNFLAPFFDLLVKLNSPTSNNPLVTCIVSDGFMPFTITAAQEFKIPVVMFFTISACSLMGCLQLPSLKDKGIVPLKDESYLTNGYLDTIIDWIPGMRDIRLRDLPSFVRTIDPNDILFRFVIDAVEKAPSASGIIVHTFDELEQEVLHALSTMFPHVYAIGTLEPQLNHLSNDHLESIGYGLWKEETECLNWLNSKASNSVIYVSVGSIAVMTPSQLVEIGWGLANSKHPFLWIIRPDLVEGGSTILSPEFQEEIKERGLITSWCPQEEVLNHPSIGGFLTHCGWNSTIESVCAGVPMLCLPFFSDQQTNCKYTCNEWAIGMEIDFDVKREEVEKIVRELLEGDKGKKMKKKAMEWKKLAEEATSPLGSSSIVLKNLASEVLLSKD